From the Kitasatospora viridis genome, one window contains:
- a CDS encoding FadR/GntR family transcriptional regulator has protein sequence MTLSSPRRTPLADQVIAQLRAQITSGEWPVGSRIPTEAALVEQLGVARNTVREAVRALAHNGLLDIRQGSGTYVLATSELAGVMHRRFSDAEPSQVAELRSLLEASAAALAAGRRTERDLVLLETALARREEAWFGGDPEVFVQADAAFHQAVVAAAHNDVLAALYADLGEVTRDQLRQDVGPVLSPERYVGHDRILDAIQRQDGEEASREASSVIRNCAPAD, from the coding sequence ATGACGCTGTCCTCGCCGCGGCGCACCCCGCTGGCCGACCAGGTGATCGCCCAGCTGCGGGCCCAGATCACCTCGGGCGAGTGGCCGGTCGGCTCCCGGATCCCCACCGAGGCGGCCCTGGTCGAGCAGCTCGGGGTGGCCCGGAACACGGTCCGCGAGGCGGTCCGGGCGCTGGCCCACAACGGCCTGCTGGACATCCGGCAGGGCTCCGGCACCTACGTGCTGGCCACCAGCGAGCTGGCCGGCGTGATGCACCGCCGGTTCAGCGACGCCGAGCCGAGCCAGGTCGCCGAGCTGCGCTCGCTGCTGGAGGCCTCGGCCGCCGCGCTGGCCGCCGGGCGCCGCACCGAGCGCGACCTGGTGCTGCTGGAGACGGCGCTGGCCCGCCGCGAGGAGGCCTGGTTCGGCGGCGACCCGGAGGTCTTCGTGCAGGCCGACGCCGCCTTCCACCAGGCGGTGGTGGCCGCCGCCCACAACGACGTGCTGGCCGCGCTCTACGCCGACCTCGGCGAGGTGACCCGGGACCAGCTGCGCCAGGACGTCGGCCCGGTGCTCTCCCCGGAGCGGTACGTCGGCCACGACCGGATCCTGGACGCGATCCAGCGCCAGGACGGCGAGGAGGCGTCCCGGGAGGCGTCCTCGGTGATCCGCAACTGCGCACCGGCCGACTGA
- the fabI gene encoding enoyl-ACP reductase FabI has protein sequence MSGILEGKKILVTGVLMESSIAFHTAKLAQEQGAELILTAFPRPSLTERIAKKLPAPVKVLELDVTNTEHLAGLADQVREELGSLDGVVHSIGFAPQDALGGNFLNTPWESVATAMHVSAYSLKALTMACLPLMQEGGSVVGLTFDAQYAWPQYDWMGPAKAALEATSRYLARDLGKQNIRCNMISAGPLKSMAAKSIPGFEVLADSWNARSPLHWDVTDMEPAGRGVVALLSDWFPMTTGEIIHVDGGLHAIGA, from the coding sequence TCGCATTCCACACCGCCAAGCTGGCCCAGGAGCAGGGCGCCGAGCTCATCCTGACCGCCTTCCCCCGGCCCAGCCTGACCGAGCGGATCGCCAAGAAGCTGCCGGCCCCGGTCAAGGTGCTGGAGCTGGACGTCACCAACACCGAGCACCTGGCCGGCCTGGCCGACCAGGTCCGCGAGGAGCTCGGCAGCCTGGACGGCGTCGTGCACTCGATCGGGTTCGCGCCGCAGGACGCGCTGGGCGGCAACTTCCTGAACACCCCGTGGGAGTCGGTCGCCACCGCGATGCACGTCTCGGCGTACTCGCTGAAGGCGCTCACCATGGCCTGCCTGCCGCTGATGCAGGAGGGCGGCTCGGTGGTCGGCCTGACCTTCGACGCCCAGTACGCCTGGCCGCAGTACGACTGGATGGGCCCGGCCAAGGCCGCGCTGGAGGCCACCTCCCGCTACCTGGCCCGCGACCTGGGCAAGCAGAACATCCGCTGCAACATGATCTCGGCCGGCCCGCTCAAGTCGATGGCGGCCAAGTCGATCCCCGGCTTCGAGGTGCTGGCCGACAGCTGGAACGCGCGCTCCCCGCTGCACTGGGACGTGACCGACATGGAGCCGGCCGGCCGCGGTGTGGTCGCGCTGCTCTCGGACTGGTTCCCGATGACCACCGGCGAGATCATCCACGTGGACGGCGGCCTGCACGCGATCGGCGCCTGA